The following are from one region of the Qipengyuania flava genome:
- the pabB gene encoding aminodeoxychorismate synthase component I → MAERHPFVLLDDARESGAADALLFENPREVFVAHQPDQVEEALAAAEAARAAGGEIAGYIAYEAGLALEEKLKPLADARAGGSGPLVWFGLFDAPERIAAADMPGWLAGRAEGPGSVGPLDPQISQGGYEQAFEALQDAIRAGDIYQANLTFPLAGNFTGDPLGLYAALRPAAKAGYGGVIYDGSHWLLSLSPELFVSLKGSEAKAKPMKGTRPRGADEASDRALAEELAASVKDKAENLMIVDLMRNDLSRVAEAGSVRVDEPFAIETYPTVHTMVSAVRARLQDGAGAVDLVRALFPCGSITGAPKIRAMELIDQVERDPRGPYCGALGRIGADGDAAFNVAIRTLRLTEIENARGKAVLGVGGAIVADSEARSEWREAVLKGAFARASSPENRAAQFDLIETMRFAPDEGIAFLEAHLLRMKTSAAELGFSFDRHEARNQLHALCFVLEKPSRVRLLAARSGAIALEAHAMPEAWPEPAECIVLPLPVDPGDWRLRHKTTDRGFYEAGQRVAREQGAQEALFVREDGLLTEGCVTSIFVRGEDGVLLTPPAKLGLLPGVFRQTLLDEGKAREANLRIEDLENGFFLGNGLRLMMDARLKT, encoded by the coding sequence ATGGCGGAGAGGCATCCCTTTGTCCTGCTCGACGATGCGCGCGAAAGCGGCGCAGCCGATGCGTTGCTGTTCGAAAACCCGCGCGAGGTGTTCGTCGCGCACCAGCCCGACCAAGTCGAAGAGGCGCTCGCAGCGGCCGAAGCGGCCCGCGCCGCTGGCGGCGAGATCGCCGGCTACATCGCCTACGAAGCCGGCCTCGCGCTCGAAGAGAAGCTCAAGCCACTCGCCGATGCCCGTGCCGGTGGGTCCGGTCCGCTGGTGTGGTTCGGCCTGTTCGACGCGCCCGAACGGATTGCCGCGGCCGACATGCCCGGTTGGCTTGCCGGGCGGGCTGAGGGGCCCGGCAGCGTTGGCCCGCTCGACCCGCAGATTTCGCAGGGCGGCTATGAGCAGGCTTTCGAGGCGCTGCAGGACGCCATCCGCGCCGGCGACATTTACCAAGCAAACCTGACCTTCCCGCTGGCGGGCAATTTCACCGGGGACCCGCTCGGGCTGTATGCTGCGCTGCGCCCCGCGGCCAAGGCGGGATATGGCGGGGTGATCTACGACGGGTCGCACTGGCTTTTGAGCCTGAGCCCCGAATTGTTCGTATCGCTCAAGGGGAGCGAGGCGAAGGCCAAGCCGATGAAGGGCACGCGGCCGCGCGGAGCCGACGAAGCCTCCGACCGCGCGCTGGCCGAAGAACTCGCCGCCTCGGTCAAGGACAAGGCCGAGAACCTGATGATCGTCGACCTCATGCGCAACGACCTCAGCCGGGTGGCCGAGGCGGGCAGCGTGCGGGTGGACGAGCCCTTCGCGATCGAAACCTATCCCACCGTCCACACCATGGTGAGCGCGGTTCGCGCACGGCTCCAGGACGGCGCTGGCGCGGTCGACCTGGTCCGCGCGCTGTTTCCCTGCGGCTCGATCACCGGCGCCCCGAAGATTCGCGCGATGGAGCTGATAGACCAGGTCGAACGCGATCCGCGCGGCCCCTATTGCGGGGCCCTCGGCCGGATCGGCGCCGATGGGGACGCAGCCTTCAACGTCGCCATCCGCACGCTGCGCCTGACAGAGATCGAGAACGCGCGCGGCAAGGCCGTGCTCGGCGTTGGCGGGGCGATCGTGGCCGATAGCGAAGCGCGCAGCGAATGGCGCGAAGCGGTGCTGAAGGGCGCCTTTGCGCGCGCGTCCTCGCCCGAGAATCGTGCCGCGCAGTTCGACCTGATCGAAACCATGCGTTTCGCCCCCGACGAGGGCATCGCCTTCCTCGAGGCCCATCTCCTGCGCATGAAAACCAGCGCCGCCGAGCTCGGCTTCTCCTTCGACCGGCACGAGGCGCGCAACCAGCTCCATGCGCTGTGCTTCGTGCTCGAGAAGCCAAGCCGCGTCCGCCTGCTCGCCGCGCGCTCGGGCGCCATTGCGCTCGAAGCGCACGCAATGCCCGAAGCCTGGCCCGAGCCTGCCGAATGCATCGTCCTGCCCTTGCCGGTCGATCCGGGCGACTGGCGCCTCAGGCACAAGACGACCGACCGCGGTTTTTACGAAGCGGGCCAGCGCGTCGCGCGAGAGCAGGGCGCACAGGAGGCGCTGTTCGTACGCGAGGACGGGCTGCTGACCGAAGGCTGCGTCACCAGCATTTTCGTACGCGGGGAGGACGGCGTCCTGCTGACCCCGCCGGCAAAGCTTGGCCTCCTGCCCGGTGTCTTCCGCCAGACACTGCTCGATGAAGGCAAGGCGCGCGAGGCGAACTTGCGCATCGAGGACTTGGAAAACGGCTTCTTCCTCGGCAATGGGCTGCGTTTGATGATGGACGCAAGGCTCAAGACATGA
- a CDS encoding helicase HerA-like domain-containing protein, which produces MSEIFLGLGGNGENQHLRLDQANRHGLIAGATGTGKTVTLQGLAESFSAAGVPVFVADVKGDLAGISMAGSPQFKHADKLEGRAKELGMEDYAYADNAAVFWDLYGEQGFPIRTTISEMGPLLLARLLDLNETQEGVLNIVFRYADENNLLLLDLGDLQAMLTFAYENAKDLSGKYGNVSKQSVGAIQRQLLSFESQGADMFFGEPALEIDDFLSVDEQGRGVINVLAADKLMRGPKLYATFLLWLLAELFESLPEVGDPEKPKLVFFFDEAHLLFDDAPEALEDKVEQVVRLIRSKGVGVYFVTQNPIDIPEKIAGQLGNRVQHALRAFTPRDKRAIKAAAETFRINPELDVEQAITELKVGEALVSTLDEDGAPSVVQRTLIKPPHSRLGPVTKKERAIVNSVSDLDGKYDEAVDRESAEEVLAQKAADAAETAKEVEEKGREEVGKRERKSTSMWTKAGRAAATAAAGSLTSIAVAKVLGKKSSADPVRTGLNAFVRNIVGGLMR; this is translated from the coding sequence ATGAGCGAGATTTTCCTTGGATTGGGCGGCAATGGCGAAAACCAGCACCTCAGGCTGGACCAGGCCAACAGGCACGGGCTGATCGCGGGCGCGACCGGCACCGGCAAGACCGTGACGCTCCAGGGGCTTGCCGAAAGCTTCTCCGCTGCCGGGGTCCCGGTCTTCGTTGCCGATGTGAAGGGCGACCTCGCCGGCATTTCCATGGCCGGATCGCCCCAGTTCAAGCACGCCGACAAGCTGGAAGGCCGCGCCAAGGAACTGGGCATGGAGGACTATGCCTATGCCGACAACGCGGCAGTCTTCTGGGACCTCTACGGCGAACAGGGTTTCCCGATCCGAACAACGATCTCGGAAATGGGCCCGCTGCTGCTCGCGCGGCTGCTCGATCTGAATGAAACGCAGGAGGGCGTGCTCAATATCGTTTTCCGCTACGCCGACGAGAACAACCTCCTGCTGCTCGACCTCGGCGACCTGCAGGCGATGCTGACCTTCGCCTACGAGAACGCGAAGGACCTATCGGGCAAGTACGGCAATGTGTCGAAGCAGAGCGTCGGCGCGATCCAGCGCCAGCTCCTGAGCTTCGAAAGCCAGGGCGCGGACATGTTCTTCGGCGAACCGGCGCTCGAGATCGACGATTTCCTCTCCGTCGACGAACAGGGCCGCGGCGTGATCAACGTGCTCGCCGCCGACAAGCTGATGCGCGGGCCCAAGCTCTATGCGACCTTCCTGCTCTGGCTGCTTGCCGAACTGTTCGAAAGCCTGCCCGAGGTCGGCGACCCCGAAAAGCCGAAGCTCGTCTTCTTCTTCGACGAGGCGCACCTCCTGTTCGACGACGCGCCGGAAGCGCTGGAGGACAAGGTGGAGCAGGTGGTTCGCCTGATCCGCTCGAAGGGAGTGGGGGTCTATTTCGTCACCCAGAATCCGATCGACATCCCGGAAAAGATCGCCGGCCAGCTGGGCAACCGGGTCCAGCACGCGCTGCGCGCCTTCACTCCGCGCGACAAGCGGGCGATCAAGGCGGCGGCGGAAACCTTCCGCATCAATCCCGAACTCGATGTTGAACAGGCGATCACCGAGCTCAAGGTGGGCGAAGCGCTGGTCTCCACCCTCGACGAGGACGGCGCGCCGTCCGTAGTGCAGCGCACGCTCATCAAGCCGCCGCATTCGCGCCTCGGCCCGGTGACCAAGAAGGAGCGTGCGATCGTCAATTCGGTCAGCGATCTGGACGGCAAGTACGACGAGGCCGTCGACCGCGAAAGCGCGGAAGAAGTGCTGGCGCAGAAGGCCGCCGATGCAGCGGAAACCGCAAAAGAAGTCGAGGAGAAGGGCCGCGAGGAAGTCGGCAAGCGCGAGCGCAAGTCGACCTCGATGTGGACCAAGGCCGGCAGGGCCGCGGCAACCGCTGCGGCGGGGTCGCTGACCTCGATCGCAGTGGCTAAGGTGCTGGGCAAGAAATCGAGCGCCGATCCGGTGCGCACCGGGCTCAACGCCTTCGTGCGCAATATCGTCGGCGGGCTGATGCGCTAG
- a CDS encoding glutathione S-transferase, with the protein MTDILYGAPLSLYSGKARAYLDWKGIDYEERLSTPDVYRTVIVPSVGRPVIPVMQTADGRIIQDTTCIIDHYEALAPEPSVYPQGPRQRLAALLLEAFGDEWLVIPAMHYRWNYNEEWAYSEFGTVALPDGTPEEQYALGKERAGPFRGSLPMLGVTPETIPAIESAYEALLADLSAHFEQHDFLLGSRPSIGDLGFIGPLYAHLYRDPASGEIMERLAPRVAAWVRRMVEVGTPGSGHFLDDDTLPDTLRPILARQMAEQVPHLQQVAAMLGEWASANEGDEPPRALGMAGFTMQGTEGQRLAFPFSLWMLQRALDYYRSLDAEGQAACDALLSEIGGDAFANFDLPVRLTFTDHRLRIQH; encoded by the coding sequence ATGACCGACATCCTCTACGGAGCGCCGCTGTCGCTCTATTCCGGAAAGGCGCGCGCCTATCTCGACTGGAAGGGCATCGATTATGAAGAGCGCCTGTCCACGCCGGATGTCTACCGCACGGTTATCGTCCCGTCCGTCGGGCGCCCCGTCATCCCGGTCATGCAGACAGCGGACGGCCGGATCATCCAGGACACCACCTGCATCATCGATCACTACGAGGCGCTTGCGCCCGAGCCTTCGGTCTATCCGCAGGGCCCGCGCCAGCGCCTCGCCGCGCTGCTGCTCGAAGCCTTTGGCGACGAGTGGCTGGTTATCCCGGCGATGCACTATCGCTGGAACTACAACGAGGAGTGGGCCTACTCCGAATTCGGCACGGTCGCCCTTCCCGACGGCACGCCAGAAGAGCAGTACGCACTCGGCAAGGAACGCGCCGGGCCGTTTCGCGGCTCGCTTCCGATGCTCGGTGTGACGCCCGAGACCATCCCCGCCATCGAGTCCGCTTACGAAGCGCTGCTGGCAGACCTGTCGGCGCATTTCGAACAGCACGATTTCCTGCTGGGTTCGCGCCCCTCGATCGGCGACCTCGGGTTCATCGGCCCGCTCTACGCTCACCTCTACCGCGACCCGGCCTCGGGCGAGATCATGGAGCGCCTCGCCCCGCGGGTCGCCGCCTGGGTGCGGCGGATGGTCGAAGTCGGAACGCCGGGAAGCGGGCACTTCCTCGATGACGACACGTTGCCCGATACCTTGCGGCCTATCCTCGCGCGCCAGATGGCCGAGCAGGTCCCGCACCTGCAGCAGGTCGCTGCCATGCTCGGTGAATGGGCCAGCGCCAACGAAGGCGACGAACCGCCCCGAGCGCTCGGCATGGCGGGTTTCACCATGCAAGGGACCGAAGGCCAGCGCCTCGCCTTCCCCTTCAGCCTGTGGATGCTCCAGCGCGCGCTCGACTATTACCGCAGCCTCGACGCCGAGGGGCAGGCCGCGTGCGACGCGCTGCTGTCAGAGATCGGCGGCGACGCCTTTGCCAATTTCGACCTGCCAGTGCGGCTGACCTTCACCGACCACCGCCTGCGAATCCAGCACTAG
- a CDS encoding sensor histidine kinase, with the protein MRVLPRSLLGQVMLALAAALLIAQAISATMLYRAMTERRELAFMNAAAFQLLRGAREGEVRGTRFIRGPRPGFAPGPEPGPRVRLPRALRYSETESFPLDRGAPRDREREAGFAELLEARGLAVEEVAITLRPFREDPEVRRAMRAYPRFAENVRERDHKIMTVALKQQGSAVWQVVRVPVPAIDQGILRSLILQTLLLFLVLVGLLYFVLRRITRPLGALADRTRRFAGAGAPEEPLEPSGPDDVRKLIEAHNAMQARIGSMLDEKDVMLGAIGHDLKTPLAALRVRIESVQDDTARGKMAATIEDITRTLDEILSLARIGRTDAPPEITELGALAASVVEEFEDMDQPVTLETDGRVAAPVHLTWLKRGLRNLITNALRYAGTAEVRVRREGNTAILSVADRGPGIPEDRIADMLEPFTRGEASRNRETGGAGLGLTLARAVAEQHGGTLTLANRPEGGLLAELRIPLAV; encoded by the coding sequence ATGCGGGTGCTGCCTCGCAGCCTGCTTGGCCAGGTCATGCTGGCGCTGGCCGCCGCGCTGCTGATCGCGCAGGCGATTTCGGCCACCATGCTCTACCGCGCAATGACCGAGCGGCGTGAACTCGCCTTCATGAACGCAGCCGCCTTCCAGCTGCTGCGCGGCGCGCGCGAGGGCGAGGTGCGGGGGACACGCTTCATCCGTGGTCCGCGCCCCGGCTTTGCTCCCGGCCCCGAGCCTGGCCCACGCGTTCGCTTGCCGCGCGCCCTGCGCTATAGCGAGACCGAAAGCTTTCCGCTCGACCGGGGCGCCCCGCGCGACCGGGAGCGCGAAGCTGGATTCGCCGAGCTGCTGGAGGCGCGCGGTCTCGCCGTGGAAGAGGTCGCGATCACCCTGAGGCCATTTCGCGAGGATCCCGAAGTGCGCCGCGCCATGCGCGCCTATCCCCGTTTCGCGGAGAACGTGCGCGAACGCGACCACAAGATCATGACCGTTGCGCTGAAGCAGCAGGGCAGCGCTGTCTGGCAGGTCGTGCGCGTACCCGTGCCCGCAATCGACCAGGGCATCCTGCGCTCGCTCATTCTCCAGACGCTGCTGCTGTTCCTGGTCCTTGTCGGCCTGCTCTATTTCGTGCTGCGCCGGATTACCCGGCCGCTGGGCGCGCTCGCGGACCGCACGCGGCGCTTTGCCGGCGCGGGCGCTCCGGAAGAGCCGCTTGAACCGAGCGGGCCGGACGACGTGCGCAAGCTGATCGAGGCCCACAACGCGATGCAGGCCCGCATCGGCAGCATGCTCGATGAAAAGGACGTGATGCTGGGCGCCATCGGGCACGACCTCAAGACCCCGCTCGCCGCCCTGCGGGTGCGGATCGAAAGCGTCCAAGACGACACCGCGCGCGGCAAGATGGCCGCCACGATCGAAGACATCACCCGCACGCTGGATGAGATCCTCTCGCTCGCCCGCATCGGCCGCACCGACGCCCCGCCCGAGATCACCGAACTCGGCGCGCTCGCAGCCTCGGTGGTCGAGGAGTTCGAGGATATGGACCAGCCGGTGACGCTGGAGACCGATGGCCGGGTGGCTGCGCCCGTACACCTCACCTGGCTCAAACGCGGTTTGCGCAATCTCATCACTAACGCCCTGCGCTACGCCGGCACCGCCGAGGTGCGCGTGCGCCGCGAGGGCAATACAGCCATTCTCAGCGTCGCCGACAGGGGCCCCGGCATTCCCGAAGACCGGATCGCCGATATGCTCGAACCCTTCACCCGCGGCGAGGCCAGCCGCAACCGCGAAACGGGCGGCGCGGGGCTGGGCCTGACCCTGGCGCGCGCGGTGGCCGAACAGCACGGCGGCACGCTCACCCTTGCCAACCGGCCGGAAGGCGGGCTTCTTGCCGAGCTGCGCATACCGCTCGCCGTGTAA
- a CDS encoding response regulator: MTDPAPTTILLVDDERSLREPLAEYLTGQGFAVREAESAAAARTLLAQETPDIALLDIMMPGEDGLSLCRHLVEARQLPTILLTARGEAMDRIIGLEIGADDYVTKPFEPRELVARIRSVLRRADRPAAAPAEELIYAFEGWELDPLKRRLTDPEGALVPLSTAEFRMLRAFCDHPRQVLDRDRLLDMVQGREAHLFDRAVDNQVSRLRRKIEADSRNPHFIQTVRGGGYRFATDVARTQRTATE; encoded by the coding sequence ATGACCGATCCCGCGCCCACCACCATCCTCCTCGTCGATGACGAGCGCTCCTTGCGCGAGCCCCTGGCCGAGTATCTCACCGGCCAGGGGTTTGCCGTGCGCGAGGCCGAAAGCGCAGCCGCCGCCCGCACGCTGCTCGCGCAGGAAACCCCCGATATCGCGCTGCTCGACATCATGATGCCGGGTGAAGACGGCTTGTCGCTGTGCCGCCACCTGGTCGAGGCGCGCCAGCTCCCGACAATCCTGCTCACCGCCAGGGGCGAAGCCATGGACCGGATCATCGGCCTCGAAATCGGCGCCGACGATTACGTAACCAAGCCGTTCGAGCCGCGCGAACTTGTCGCGCGCATCCGCTCTGTCCTGCGCCGCGCCGACCGGCCTGCCGCTGCTCCGGCAGAGGAGCTCATCTACGCTTTCGAAGGCTGGGAACTCGATCCGCTCAAGCGCCGCCTGACCGATCCTGAAGGCGCGCTGGTGCCGCTCTCGACCGCCGAGTTCCGCATGCTGCGCGCCTTTTGCGACCATCCGCGCCAGGTGCTCGACCGCGACCGCCTGCTCGACATGGTGCAGGGCCGCGAAGCGCACCTGTTCGACCGCGCGGTCGACAACCAGGTCAGCCGGTTGCGCCGCAAGATCGAAGCCGACAGCCGCAACCCGCATTTCATCCAGACCGTGCGCGGCGGCGGCTACCGCTTTGCGACCGACGTCGCGCGCACACAACGCACCGCGACCGAGTGA
- a CDS encoding EF-hand domain-containing protein, with translation MKKTILTLSAAAIALTGTAAIAAHHGKHNPDANGDGLITLAEVRAQSAEQFARMDANGDGVLNADDRAARRAEMFAKADTNGDGELSQDEMRAAREAREERRAERREARSERRAERMGDRFAKLDTDNSGGVSQAEMQAMAEARGERGGERRGMRGGKRGHGARHMMRVADTNGDKTVTRAEFDAAVAARFAKADADGDGSITEAERKAAREQMREERREKRAERRGQ, from the coding sequence ATGAAGAAGACCATCCTCACCCTTTCCGCGGCAGCGATCGCGCTGACCGGTACCGCCGCCATCGCCGCCCATCACGGCAAGCACAATCCCGATGCCAATGGCGACGGGCTGATCACTCTCGCCGAAGTGCGCGCCCAGAGCGCCGAACAGTTCGCTCGCATGGATGCCAATGGCGACGGCGTGCTGAACGCCGACGATCGCGCCGCACGCCGCGCCGAAATGTTCGCCAAGGCCGACACCAATGGCGATGGCGAGCTGTCGCAGGACGAGATGCGCGCCGCCCGCGAAGCGCGTGAAGAACGCCGTGCCGAGCGCCGCGAAGCCCGCAGCGAACGCCGTGCCGAACGCATGGGCGACCGCTTCGCCAAGCTCGACACCGACAATTCGGGCGGCGTCTCGCAGGCCGAAATGCAGGCCATGGCCGAAGCGCGCGGTGAACGCGGCGGGGAACGTCGCGGCATGCGCGGCGGCAAGCGTGGCCACGGCGCGCGTCACATGATGCGCGTGGCCGACACCAATGGCGACAAGACCGTCACCCGCGCCGAATTCGACGCGGCGGTCGCAGCCCGCTTCGCCAAGGCCGACGCCGATGGCGACGGTTCGATCACCGAAGCCGAGCGCAAGGCTGCCCGTGAGCAGATGCGCGAAGAGCGCCGCGAGAAGCGCGCCGAGCGGCGCGGCCAGTAA
- a CDS encoding VOC family protein codes for MIGYVTVGTNDLERAARFYDPIAAEMGVGRMMDFDTFIAWGDMNGAPGIAATKPFDGKEASVGNGTMVALEAKDRDQVKRLYDIALANGGTCEGKPGPRGEPDENGMVFYAAYFRDPDGNKLNAFLMDKVG; via the coding sequence ATGATCGGATACGTTACAGTGGGCACCAACGACCTCGAGCGGGCGGCCCGGTTCTATGATCCCATCGCCGCCGAAATGGGCGTCGGCCGGATGATGGATTTCGACACCTTCATCGCCTGGGGTGACATGAACGGTGCGCCCGGCATCGCAGCGACCAAGCCGTTCGACGGCAAGGAAGCGAGCGTCGGCAACGGCACGATGGTCGCGCTCGAAGCCAAGGACCGGGACCAGGTGAAGCGCCTCTATGATATCGCGCTCGCCAATGGTGGGACCTGCGAAGGCAAGCCCGGACCGCGCGGCGAACCGGATGAAAACGGCATGGTGTTCTACGCTGCCTATTTCCGCGATCCCGACGGAAACAAACTGAACGCCTTCCTGATGGACAAGGTCGGCTAA